The Streptomyces sp. GSL17-111 region GGCGGAGGGGCCCGGCCGGACGGAGCGGGGAGGTGGGTCGGCGTGAACGGGACGACGGTGCCGGTGGTGATCGGTCAAGTCCGCCCGGATGACGGCGGGTTGCGTGTCGGGGTGCGGAGGGGCGCGAGTGGGTGCCGGTCGGTCGACGTACCCGGGGGCGGGGGCGGGGGCCGTTCGGCGTTGTGTCCGCGTTCGCGGCATTCCGCGATAACGATTCCGCTGCGTTGCGCGTAGCAACTGTGAAAATCGGGGATGGTGTTCGGCTTGATCCATACGATGCCGCAGACCACGGGGTTGACGAGGGGACGGCAATGAGAGCGACACGCGGACGGGCTGCCACCCGTCGCGCGACGGCCGCACTGCTCACGGGACTGCTGGCTGCGGCGGCGACGCTGCTGGGGGCCGGCACGGCGGCGGCGGGGGAATCCGGCGTCGAGGGCCCGCAGTACGAGGGTGCGACGGCCACGCTGGACGGTCTGAAGGTTCGCGGGGAAGCCGTCATCCGGTACGACGGCGCGGAGATCGAGACGGGGGCCGGTCTGTTCGAGATGTCCGTCGCCGGCGGGGGAAGCCTGCTGACCTACGGCATCGACATGTACGGCTCCACCCAGCAGGACGCCCAGTACGCGGAGGTCCCCTGGCGGTCCTCCTCGTTGGGGGAGAACCCGGAAGCGGGCCGCATCCGCTGGATCGTGGAGCACTCCTACCCGCAGGTGGACGACCTGGCGGCGCTGGCCGAGGCGGCGGGGGCGAAGCGGCTCACCCCGCAGAGCGCCGCCGCCGGTACCCAGGTGGCCATCTGGCGCTACTCGGAGCGCTCCGCCTCCGGCGAGCGCCCCGACGTGAGGGCGGTCGATCCGGACGCCGAGAAGCTGGCCGACCACCTGGAGCGGGAGGCGCGCACCCTGCGGGAGCCGGCGCCGTCGCTGCACCTGGAGCGGCCCGCCACGGCCGGCCGGCCCGGTGAGCTGCTCGGCCCGGTGACCGTGCGCACGCCCGCCCGGAACGTCAGCGTCACGCCCGGCCCGGAAGCGGCCCGGCACGGCGTGCGCGTCGTCGACGAGGAGGGGGAGGAGATCACCTCGGCCGGGGACGGCACGCGGCTGTGGTTCGACGTACCGGAGGACGCCGAGGACGGGGGCGGCGCCCTCACGGTCCAGGCGACGACCTCGGTGCCGGTGGGCCGCACGCTCGCCGGGACGGGCACGCACGCCGCGAGCCAGGCCCTCGTCGTGGCCGGCTCCAGTGACGCCTCGGTCACCGCCACGGCCACGGCGGTCTGGGCCGCCGAGGGCGCTGCCCCGGCCGTCCTCGCCGGCCGGGACTGCGCGGCGGGCGGCGTGGGCGTGACCGTCGTCAACCGGGGCGACACTCCGTTCACCTTCACGCTCGGCGAGGAGGACCACGCGATACCGGCGGACTCCGGCGAGACGATCACCGTGCCGGTGGGGGAGGACCAGCGGTACGGGCTCACCGTGCCCGGCCCCGGCACCTTCGAGCAGACGTTCTCCGGGGTGCTGGACTGCCGGACCATCGCCGCCGCGCCCGAGGAGGAGGACGAGGACGGGCTCACCGCCCACAGCGAGCCCGTCACCGTCGGCGGCGTCGGTGGTGACGGCGACCCGAACCTGGCGGAGACCGGCAGCAGCACCGCCATGCCGCTGCTGATCGGCGTGGCCGTCGGTTTCCTCACCCTCGGCGGCCTCGCCTTCCTCATGGTGCGGCGCGGCAAGGGTGGTGGCGCGGATCCGGACGGTGCCGAAGCCACCGACGGCGACGGCGGCGGGCGCGGCCACACGGGGTGACCCGGAGGTCACCCCCCGGCCGGGGCCCCGTCCGGGGTGACGGCCGGTTTCCGCCCGGGGCGTCCCGTACGGCAGGATGGAGAACCACCCCCTGCGCGGGACGCCCGCATCTTCACACCTACCAGACTGCCGGACGGTTTCTCTTGGCTGAGTTCATCTACACCATGCGCAAGGCGCGCAAGGCGCACGGCGACAAGGTGATCCTCGACGACGTCACCCTGAACTTCCTGCCCGGCGCGAAGATCGGTGTCGTGGGCCCCAACGGCGCCGGCAAGTCGACCGTGCTGAAGATCATGGCCGGTCTGGAGCAGCCCTCCAACGGCGACGCCTTCATCTCGCCGGGCTACAGCGTCGGCATCCTCCTGCAGGAACCGCCGCTGGACGAGTCCAAGACCGTCCTGGAGAACGTCCAGGACGGTGTCGCGGACACCAAGGGCAAGCTCGACCGGTTCAACGAGATCGCCGAGCAGATGGCGACCGAGTACACCGACGAGCTCATGGAGGAGATGGGCAAGCTCCAGGAGCAGCTCGACCACGCGAACGCCTGGGACCTCGACGCCCAGCTCGAGCAGGCGATGGACGCCCTCGGCTGCCCGCCCGGGGACTGGCCCGTCACCAACCTCTCCGGTGGTGAGAAGCGCCGCGTCGCACTGTGCAAGCTGCTCCTCGAAGCGCCCGACCTGCTGCTGCTGGACGAGCCCACCAACCACCTCGACGCCGAGTCGGTGCAGTGGCTGGAGCAGCACCTGGCCAAGTACCCGGGCACCGTCGTGGCCATCACCCACGACCGGTACTTCCTGGACAACGTCGCCGAGTGGATCCTGGAGCTCGACCGCGGCCGGGCCTACCCCTACGAGGGCAACTACTCCAAGTACCTGGAGACCAAGCAGGCGCGGCTGAAGGTCGAGGGGCAGAAGGACGCCAAGCGCTCCAAGCGCCTCAAGGAGGAGCTGGAGTGGGTCCGCTCCAACGCCAAGGGACGGCAGGCCAAGTCCAAGGCGAGGCTCGCCCGCTACGAGGAGATGGCCGCCGAGGCGGAGAAGACCCGCAAGCTGGACTTCGAGGAGATCCAGATTCCGCCGGGTCCGCGCCTGGGCAACGTCGTCGTCGAGGTGGCGAACCTCTCCAAGGCCTTCGGTGACAAGGTCCTCATCGACGACCTGTCCTTCACCCTGCCGCGCAACGGGATCGTCGGTGTCATCGGCCCCAACGGCGCGGGCAAGACGACCCTGTTCAAGATGATCCAGGGCATGGAGGAGCCGGACTCCGGCGCGATCAAGGTCGGCGACACCGTCAAGATCTCCTACGTCGACCAGTCGCGCGCGAACATCGACCCCAAGAAGACGCTGTGGGCCGTCGTCTCCGACGAGCTCGACTACATCAACGTCGGCCAGGTCGAGATGCCCTCGCGTGCCTACGTGAGCGCCTTCGGCTTCAAGGGCCCGGACCAGCAGAAGCCCGCGGGCGTGCTCTCCGGTGGTGAGCGCAACCGGCTCAACCTCGCGCTCACCCTCAAGCAGGGCGGCAACCTCCTCCTCCTCGACGAGCCGACCAACGACCTCGACGTGGAGACGCTCTCTTCCCTGGAGAACGCCCTGCTCGACTTCCCCGGCTGCGCCGTGGTCGTCTCCCACGACCGCTGGTTCCTCGACCGCATCGCGACGCACATCCTCGCCTACGAGGGTGAGAGCAAGTGGTTCTGGTTCGAGGGCAACTTCGAGTCGTACGAGAAGAACAAGATCGAGCGGCTCGGCCCGGAGGCGGCCCGTCCGCACCGCGCCACCTACAAGAAGCTGACCCGGGGCTGACGCACGTGCGCCATCACTACAGCTGCCCCCTGCGCTGGTCGGACATGGACTCCTTCGGGCACGTCAACAACGTCGTGTTCCTGCGGTACCTGGAAGAGGCCCGCGTCGACTTCATGTTCCGGCTCGCGCGGGAGGCGGCACCCGACGCCTTCACCAGCGGCGCCGTGGTGGCCCGGCACGAGATCGACTACCTCCGGCCGCTGGTGCACCGGCACGAACCGGTGGAGATCGAGACCTGGCTGACGAAGATCAGCACCGCCTCGATCACGGTCGGCTACGAGATCAAGGACACGACGACGGTCTACGCACGCGCCGCCACCGTCGTCGTGCCCTACGACCTGGACCTCGGAAGGCCGCGCCGACTCAGTGCGGCGGAGCGGACCTTCCTGGAGCCCTACCTCGATGACACCTGCCATGTCCCCGCCTCGCCTGACGCTCGCTGACGCCGGGGAGGCGGCCGCGACGGCCGCCTTCCTGCAACGGTTGGTGCGCTGGGAGAAGACGGCCGCCGTCCGCATCCAGGCGGGCGGCGGTGTCGTCGCGCTCTTCGCGCGCCCGGCCCGCTTCGAGGTCCTCGCCGTCCGCACGGCGCGGCTGGGCGAGCCGGCCCGTACCTTCGACACCACGGTCGCGGCGGGCGAACTGCTGGAGCTGCTGGACGAGCGCGCGCGCGTCCTCGCCGTGCCCGCCGCCGTCACCGGGCCGCCCTGGGCCGGTGTGCTGCCGCCCCGCAGCGGCTGGCAGCGGCTGGGGGAGCTGCCGTCGGACGCCGTCCGCTCGGTGGCCGCGGCGGCCGTCGCGGAGTTCCGCCGCCGTGCCGAGGCGCTGACGCCGCAGCAGCGCACCCGCGCGGAGCTGGACGGGCTGGCGGACGAGATCTGGTCCCGGCCGCTGGGCCGGACCGGGCTTCCGCTGCGGGCCGCGCACGCCGCGCACGCGCTGGGCTTCCTCGGCGGCCCCGAGCCGCTGGGCCTGCTGTCGGCGGGCCCGTGGTTGCGCCTGGCCACCTCGCAGGGCTCGGTCGCCGTCCGCACCGGTCGCGCGGAGGGCCTGTCCGTCAGCCCGGCGTGACGTCCGGGGCCGCCGGTGGCGGCCCCGGCGGCGTGGATCCGACGATCAGCCAGGCGTGTTGATCATGGAGTTGGCGGCGTAGACCAGGTAGTCCCAGAGCTGCTTCTCCAGGTCGGCGGGCAACTCCAGGGAGTCCACGGCGTCCCGCATGTGCCGCAGCCACGCGTCGTGGGCGGCCTGGTCGACGCGGAACGGAGCGTGTCGCATGCGCAGCCGCGGGTGGCCGCGGTGGTCGCTGTAGGTGCGGGGTCCGCCCCAGTACTGCATGAGGAACAGCGCGAGGCGCTCCTCGGCCGGGCCCAGGTCCTCCTCGGGGTACATGGGACGGAGGAGTTCGTCACCGGCGACGCCTTCGTAGAAGCGCTTCGCCAGCCGTCGGAACGTCTCCTCGCCGCCGACCTGCTCGAAGAACGTCTGCGTCTGCACGGTGCCTCGCGGAATCTCCATCACGTCCCCCATGGTCGCAGATCGCGGAGCGGTCCGGCCCGGCCGGCCCGCTCCGATCACCGCACGGCGCTGGGACGTCAGGCGTCGTCCCAGCGGAAGACCCGCCAGGAGATCGCCGTGAAGACGGCGCCGAACAGCAGCAGGCCGCCGATCACGGGCAGGACGTCGCCCCAGCTCTCCCCCCGCGAGAGCACCCCCATCATGGAGTCGTTGAGATAGGTGAGCGGCAGGAACTCCGAGACCGTCCGGAGCCACTGCGGCGCGCCGTCCAGCGGGAAGAACGCCCCGGACAGGAAGGCCATCGGCAGCACGATCATCTGTGCCAGGCCGTTGGCCGCCTCCTCCGTCTTGGCCCAGGCACCCGCCAGCAGACCGAGGGACATGAACGCCAGGGTCCCCGCGAGGACGAGCGGGACGGACAACCACCAGTCGCCCGTCAGCCGAAGGCCGTAGTAGGGCAGCGTCGCGACGCCGAGGAAGATCGCCAACTGGGTCAGGGCCAGCACGACGTTGACGCCGACGCGGGCGCCGATGACCGAGGAGGCGTCGACCGGCGCCAGCCACAGCCGTCGCAGGATGCGCTTCTTGCGCCACGACACCAGGTTGAACGCGGGCCCGAAGACGGCCCCCATGGCCACCGCCCAGCCCAGCAGGCCCGGCGTGAGGTACTGGATCGGCTTGATCGACTCGTCCTCGACCTGCTGCGCGGCGAGCGTGTGGGCGGGTGGCTGGCCCGTCGCCGCCTGGTTGGCCTGCTGGACGATGGAGTTGACCAGGGAGCGGACGGTACCGGCCCGGACGGAGTCGGCGGCGGAGAAGCGCAGCTCCACCTCGTCGGCGCGCTGGAACACCACCGCGTCGACGTCGCCCTTGCGGACGTCCTCCAGCGCTTCGTCCAGGGCCTCTTCGGAGCCGTCGGTCTTCTCGATCTCCAGTACCCCGCGCAGCTCGGCCCGCCGCTCGTCGGGCAGCTCGTCCAGTACGGCGACCTCGCCGACCTGCACGATCTCCGACTCGGAGGCGCCGGAGTCCTTCACCAGCGCCCCGAAGAGCACGAGGAACATCAGGGGGAAGAGGAGCATGAAGAAGACGGCCGCCCGGTCGCGCAGCAGGCCGAGGGCCATGGCCCGCGAGAGCGTGCGCAGCGAGGTGGGCCGGCCCGAGGCAGTGGGCGCGGGCCCGTCGCCGTGTGCCGTGCCCCGGCCGACCTCCCGGGTGTCCGGACCGTCCTGCGCCGTCATTCGCGGTACTCCCGTCCGGTGAGTTGGAGGAAGACGTCCTCCAGGGAGGCCACGCCCAGTTCACCGATCAGCTCGGCGGGCGGCCCGACGCGCAGGACGCGGCCGTGGTCCATCACGGCGACGCGGTCGCACAGGGTCTCGGCCTCGTCCATGTAGTGCGTGGTGAGCACCACGGTGCGCCCCTCGGCCTGGATGCCGCGCAGCAGGTCCCAGAGGTTGCGCCGGGCCTGCGGGTCGAGCCCGGTCGTGGGTTCGTCGAGGAAGACCAGCTCCGGATCGTGCACCAGCGCGCAGGCGATCGACAGCCGCTGCTCCTGGCCGCCGGAGAGCTTGTCCTGCCGCACGTCGGCCTTGTCCGTCAGCCCGACGCGGTCGAGCATGGCGTCGGCCCGCTTGCGGGAGATGCCGTAGAGCTCCCCGAAGGTGTGGATCTGCTCGCGTGCGGTGAGCCGTTCGAAGAAGGACGACGCCTGGAGCTGGACGCCGATCCGGGCGAGCAGTTTCTTGTTGCGCGGCCAGGAGGGCTCGCCGAGGAGGGTCGCCCGCCCCTCGTCGGGCCGGCGGAGCCCTTCGACGATCTCGAGTGTGGTCGTCTTGCCCGCGCCGTTCGGTCCCAGAATGCCGTAGAACTCGCCGTAGGAGACCTCGAAGGAAACCCCGTCGACCGCTTGAACATCCCCGTACCGCTGGCGCAGTCCTTCGACTGTGATCGCAGCGTCAGTGGTCATGCTCCTGACGCTATAGGGCGTCGATCACTCTCGGCCACCTTCTCACCCGAGCTCGTTCGCGTCCCGGAACCGGCCGGGCCCGGAACCGTCAGGCCCGACGCACGGTCAGGGTCGTCCAGGCGCCGACGTGGACGCGGTCGCCCTCGTGCAGGGGCACCGGCACGAACGGCTGGATCGGGTCCTCGCCGCCGTTGATCGTCGTGCCGTTGGTGGAGTCCTGGTCGACGACCGCCCAGCCACCGTCGGGCTGTTGCACGAGCAGCGCGTGCTGGTGCGAGACGCCCGGGTCCTCGGGCGGCCGGGAGAGGTCGATGTCGGGGGCCTCACCGGTCGACTGCCGCCTGCGGCCGATCGAGACCTGCTGCCCGCTGAGCGGCACCTGCTGCTCGGGGGAGTAGGCGGGGAGGTTGAGCGTCGCGCCCTCGGGGCCGCTGCGCTGCATCATCGCGGTGAAGTACTCGCGGTCGGGGCCGACGGTGACCATCCACCCCGTCCCCCGCGCCTGCGTCCCCGCTCCGGGGCCCGGGTAGCCGTAGCCACCCTGCCCGTGGGGCTCCCCGGACGGCGTCGAGGGCGGAGCGATGTTCCAGTCGCCCTGTTCGGGGGCGGAGTGCGCGGGCTGCCGGGGCTGCTGCGACAGCGGCTCGGCCGGCCGGTTCATCTGCGAGGGCCGGGACCGCTCGTACACCGGCGGCGGACCCTGCTGGAGGAAGCCGGGCGGTGGCGCGGGCGGCGCGTAGGCCGTCGGCGACTGGGTGTGGAAGTTGTAGCGGCACTCCTCGCAGAACGGAGCGTGCGGCTCACGCGGCGTGCGGCACTGCGGGCACAGCTCGGTGTGCTGGGTCGGTCCGGACGGCATGGGCGCGGCCGGTCCGGGCCGGTCGGGTATGCCGCCGCCGGGCTGCTGCGGCATACCGGGGCCGGGCGGCGGCGCCTGCTCACCGGGGTAGCCGTAGCCGCCGCTGCCGCCCTGCCCGCCGTGGCCCGGGTGGCCGCCGTGGCC contains the following coding sequences:
- a CDS encoding ABC transporter ATP-binding protein, which codes for MTTDAAITVEGLRQRYGDVQAVDGVSFEVSYGEFYGILGPNGAGKTTTLEIVEGLRRPDEGRATLLGEPSWPRNKKLLARIGVQLQASSFFERLTAREQIHTFGELYGISRKRADAMLDRVGLTDKADVRQDKLSGGQEQRLSIACALVHDPELVFLDEPTTGLDPQARRNLWDLLRGIQAEGRTVVLTTHYMDEAETLCDRVAVMDHGRVLRVGPPAELIGELGVASLEDVFLQLTGREYRE
- a CDS encoding acyl-CoA thioesterase; translation: MRHHYSCPLRWSDMDSFGHVNNVVFLRYLEEARVDFMFRLAREAAPDAFTSGAVVARHEIDYLRPLVHRHEPVEIETWLTKISTASITVGYEIKDTTTVYARAATVVVPYDLDLGRPRRLSAAERTFLEPYLDDTCHVPASPDAR
- the ettA gene encoding energy-dependent translational throttle protein EttA, producing MAEFIYTMRKARKAHGDKVILDDVTLNFLPGAKIGVVGPNGAGKSTVLKIMAGLEQPSNGDAFISPGYSVGILLQEPPLDESKTVLENVQDGVADTKGKLDRFNEIAEQMATEYTDELMEEMGKLQEQLDHANAWDLDAQLEQAMDALGCPPGDWPVTNLSGGEKRRVALCKLLLEAPDLLLLDEPTNHLDAESVQWLEQHLAKYPGTVVAITHDRYFLDNVAEWILELDRGRAYPYEGNYSKYLETKQARLKVEGQKDAKRSKRLKEELEWVRSNAKGRQAKSKARLARYEEMAAEAEKTRKLDFEEIQIPPGPRLGNVVVEVANLSKAFGDKVLIDDLSFTLPRNGIVGVIGPNGAGKTTLFKMIQGMEEPDSGAIKVGDTVKISYVDQSRANIDPKKTLWAVVSDELDYINVGQVEMPSRAYVSAFGFKGPDQQKPAGVLSGGERNRLNLALTLKQGGNLLLLDEPTNDLDVETLSSLENALLDFPGCAVVVSHDRWFLDRIATHILAYEGESKWFWFEGNFESYEKNKIERLGPEAARPHRATYKKLTRG
- a CDS encoding thioester domain-containing protein; this translates as MRATRGRAATRRATAALLTGLLAAAATLLGAGTAAAGESGVEGPQYEGATATLDGLKVRGEAVIRYDGAEIETGAGLFEMSVAGGGSLLTYGIDMYGSTQQDAQYAEVPWRSSSLGENPEAGRIRWIVEHSYPQVDDLAALAEAAGAKRLTPQSAAAGTQVAIWRYSERSASGERPDVRAVDPDAEKLADHLEREARTLREPAPSLHLERPATAGRPGELLGPVTVRTPARNVSVTPGPEAARHGVRVVDEEGEEITSAGDGTRLWFDVPEDAEDGGGALTVQATTSVPVGRTLAGTGTHAASQALVVAGSSDASVTATATAVWAAEGAAPAVLAGRDCAAGGVGVTVVNRGDTPFTFTLGEEDHAIPADSGETITVPVGEDQRYGLTVPGPGTFEQTFSGVLDCRTIAAAPEEEDEDGLTAHSEPVTVGGVGGDGDPNLAETGSSTAMPLLIGVAVGFLTLGGLAFLMVRRGKGGGADPDGAEATDGDGGGRGHTG
- a CDS encoding ABC transporter permease translates to MTAQDGPDTREVGRGTAHGDGPAPTASGRPTSLRTLSRAMALGLLRDRAAVFFMLLFPLMFLVLFGALVKDSGASESEIVQVGEVAVLDELPDERRAELRGVLEIEKTDGSEEALDEALEDVRKGDVDAVVFQRADEVELRFSAADSVRAGTVRSLVNSIVQQANQAATGQPPAHTLAAQQVEDESIKPIQYLTPGLLGWAVAMGAVFGPAFNLVSWRKKRILRRLWLAPVDASSVIGARVGVNVVLALTQLAIFLGVATLPYYGLRLTGDWWLSVPLVLAGTLAFMSLGLLAGAWAKTEEAANGLAQMIVLPMAFLSGAFFPLDGAPQWLRTVSEFLPLTYLNDSMMGVLSRGESWGDVLPVIGGLLLFGAVFTAISWRVFRWDDA
- a CDS encoding FHA domain-containing protein, which codes for MPTCPNGHRSAADDWCEVCGHRMTAPGAPGAVPPPPPAPPAPAPDGYGYGYPAPPPPPPYDGPGGHDGLAGHGGHPGHGGQGGSGGYGYPGEQAPPPGPGMPQQPGGGIPDRPGPAAPMPSGPTQHTELCPQCRTPREPHAPFCEECRYNFHTQSPTAYAPPAPPPGFLQQGPPPVYERSRPSQMNRPAEPLSQQPRQPAHSAPEQGDWNIAPPSTPSGEPHGQGGYGYPGPGAGTQARGTGWMVTVGPDREYFTAMMQRSGPEGATLNLPAYSPEQQVPLSGQQVSIGRRRQSTGEAPDIDLSRPPEDPGVSHQHALLVQQPDGGWAVVDQDSTNGTTINGGEDPIQPFVPVPLHEGDRVHVGAWTTLTVRRA
- a CDS encoding globin translates to MMEIPRGTVQTQTFFEQVGGEETFRRLAKRFYEGVAGDELLRPMYPEEDLGPAEERLALFLMQYWGGPRTYSDHRGHPRLRMRHAPFRVDQAAHDAWLRHMRDAVDSLELPADLEKQLWDYLVYAANSMINTPG